A region of Nocardioides sp. JS614 DNA encodes the following proteins:
- a CDS encoding cation diffusion facilitator family transporter translates to MATPTLPSESSGGESLLTVLVALVANGLLAIAKSVAAAVTGSASMVAEAAHSWADTGNEVFLLVAERKGSRPRDEEHPRGYGRSTYIWSLVAAFGLFSAGAVVSLWHGITELTGEEAAPSYAVNYIVLGVAFVLEGVSFAQATRQVHGAARRFGLHPLRFVSRTSNPTLRAVFFEDSAALAGILLAGAGIALHQVTGEAVFDALGSIAVGILLGFVAVFLMRRNMDYLLGEGLTPELRSRVIAQLLEHPQIDRITYLHVEYVGPQRLFVVAAVDLTGDDREGHLAVRLRDVEAEIERNPLIEDAVLTLAPPDEPALMP, encoded by the coding sequence ATGGCGACCCCCACCCTCCCGTCGGAGAGCAGCGGCGGCGAGTCCCTGCTGACCGTGCTCGTGGCGCTCGTCGCGAACGGCCTGCTGGCGATCGCGAAGTCGGTCGCGGCCGCGGTGACGGGCTCGGCGTCGATGGTCGCCGAGGCGGCGCACTCCTGGGCCGACACCGGCAACGAGGTGTTCCTGCTGGTGGCTGAGCGGAAGGGCAGCCGGCCGCGGGACGAGGAGCATCCGCGCGGCTACGGGCGCTCGACGTACATCTGGTCGCTGGTCGCGGCGTTCGGCCTGTTCTCGGCCGGCGCCGTCGTCTCGCTCTGGCACGGCATCACCGAGCTCACCGGCGAGGAGGCGGCGCCCAGCTACGCGGTGAACTACATCGTGCTCGGCGTCGCGTTCGTGCTCGAGGGGGTGTCCTTCGCGCAGGCCACGCGGCAGGTGCACGGCGCGGCCCGCCGCTTCGGGCTGCACCCGCTCCGGTTCGTCTCCCGCACCTCCAACCCGACGCTGCGGGCGGTGTTCTTCGAGGACTCCGCCGCGCTGGCCGGAATCCTGCTCGCCGGCGCGGGCATCGCGCTGCACCAGGTCACCGGTGAGGCGGTCTTCGACGCCCTCGGCTCGATCGCGGTCGGCATCCTGCTGGGCTTCGTGGCCGTCTTCCTCATGCGCCGCAACATGGACTACCTCCTGGGGGAGGGGCTCACCCCCGAGCTCCGCTCGCGGGTGATCGCGCAGCTCCTCGAGCACCCGCAGATCGACCGGATCACCTACCTGCACGTGGAGTACGTCGGCCCGCAGCGGCTGTTCGTGGTCGCCGCCGTCGACCTGACCGGCGACGACCGGGAGGGGCACCTCGCCGTACGCCTGCGAGACGTGGAGGCCGAGATCGAGCGCAACCCGCTGATCGAGGACGCGGTCCTCACCCTCGCCCCACCCGACGAGCCCGCCCTCATGCCCTAG
- a CDS encoding SGNH/GDSL hydrolase family protein has product MLRPIVPALAVALAAALGLSGCAGSDEPVAAPARSTGSPTAAPTAYDQYVALGDSYTAAPLVPPTDGSSICLRSGVNYPALVAQAMPGTELTDVSCSGARTANVTSPQTGQRGGRVPPQLTAVRPGTDLVTISLGGNDDHLFGGTLGQCVQLAPTDPAGAPCRAAVDASSLTRTFEHIRANLSGVVDAVRGRSPHARILLVGYPQIVPASGTCDLLPLADGDYAFARSVTEDLNRTVQAAADDTGVEYVDLWGPSAGHDICADDPWVNGRVTSAETALAYHPLAAGQRAAAEAVLAELR; this is encoded by the coding sequence ATGCTCCGCCCGATCGTCCCCGCGCTCGCCGTTGCCCTCGCCGCGGCGCTGGGCCTGTCCGGGTGCGCGGGCTCGGACGAGCCGGTCGCGGCGCCGGCCCGGTCGACGGGGTCGCCGACCGCGGCGCCGACGGCGTACGACCAGTACGTCGCCCTCGGCGACTCCTACACGGCGGCCCCCCTCGTCCCACCCACCGACGGCAGCTCGATCTGCCTGCGGTCGGGCGTGAACTACCCGGCGCTGGTCGCGCAGGCGATGCCCGGCACGGAGCTCACCGACGTCAGCTGCAGCGGCGCCCGCACCGCCAACGTGACCAGCCCCCAGACCGGGCAGCGCGGCGGGCGGGTCCCGCCCCAGCTGACCGCGGTGCGCCCCGGCACCGACCTCGTCACGATCAGCCTCGGCGGCAACGACGACCACCTCTTCGGCGGCACCCTCGGGCAGTGCGTCCAGCTGGCGCCCACCGACCCGGCCGGGGCACCGTGCCGGGCCGCGGTCGACGCGTCGTCGCTCACCCGGACCTTCGAGCACATCCGCGCCAACCTGTCCGGCGTCGTCGACGCGGTCCGCGGCCGGTCACCGCACGCGCGCATCCTCCTCGTCGGCTACCCGCAGATCGTGCCCGCGTCCGGCACCTGCGACCTGCTGCCGCTGGCCGACGGGGACTACGCCTTCGCCCGGTCGGTGACCGAGGACCTCAACCGCACCGTGCAGGCCGCCGCCGACGACACCGGCGTGGAGTACGTCGACCTGTGGGGGCCGAGCGCGGGTCACGACATCTGCGCCGACGACCCGTGGGTCAACGGCCGGGTGACCTCCGCCGAGACCGCGCTCGCCTACCACCCGCTGGCCGCCGGGCAGCGCGCGGCCGCCGAGGCCGTGCTAGCCGAGCTCCGCTGA
- a CDS encoding amidohydrolase yields MSSILIRNARLVPIGPGAEVPDQPVDVAVVDGVVTAVGPGAERPAGAEDVDAAGRWLIPGLWDQHVHLGQWTLTSQRLDLARARSPEDATRAVAEWIAAYPGLPVIGWGHRSAGWHREVTVSELDAVSGDTPVVLISGDAHHAWLNTTALMHLAIPVRDSVVRETEWFAAYPRLVTLVGSDGTSPEAYRRTLDAAAAQGVVGVVDFEFGASREEWAERWALGCDRLRIRWATYADTLDEVIAAGLRTGDPLPGCDDRATMGPLKIISDGSLNTRTAWCCEPYGDAHRLEYPAGQPNLDGAELRGLLARAHAGGLEVATHAIGDAAVAEALASYAETGARGSIEHVQMARREDLRTLARLGLRASVQPAHLLDDRDLTERIWGERAERCFAFRWMLEDGVRLAFGSDAPVSPLDPWLAMAAAVHRSADDRDPWRAEQALTVREALAASVDGQPTVGVGSPGDLVLLDRDPLLPDLDAGDTAGLGTALRSLGSALTVVAGVPVHRSAELG; encoded by the coding sequence GTGAGCAGCATCCTGATCCGCAACGCCCGGCTGGTGCCGATCGGCCCGGGCGCCGAGGTCCCCGACCAGCCGGTGGACGTGGCCGTCGTGGACGGCGTGGTCACGGCGGTCGGGCCGGGTGCGGAGCGGCCCGCAGGGGCCGAGGACGTCGACGCGGCCGGGCGCTGGCTGATCCCCGGGCTGTGGGACCAGCACGTGCACCTGGGTCAGTGGACGCTCACCTCGCAGCGCCTCGACCTGGCCCGCGCCCGCTCGCCCGAGGACGCGACCCGGGCGGTCGCGGAGTGGATCGCGGCGTACCCGGGCCTGCCGGTCATCGGCTGGGGGCACCGCTCCGCCGGCTGGCACCGCGAGGTCACCGTGTCGGAGCTGGACGCGGTCTCCGGAGACACCCCGGTGGTGCTGATCAGCGGCGACGCCCACCACGCCTGGCTCAACACCACCGCGCTGATGCACCTCGCGATACCGGTGCGCGACTCGGTGGTCCGCGAGACCGAGTGGTTCGCGGCCTACCCGCGGCTGGTGACCCTGGTCGGCAGCGACGGGACCTCCCCCGAGGCCTACCGCCGCACCCTCGACGCGGCGGCGGCGCAGGGCGTGGTCGGCGTGGTCGACTTCGAGTTCGGCGCCAGCCGCGAGGAGTGGGCCGAGCGCTGGGCACTGGGGTGCGACCGGCTGCGGATCCGGTGGGCGACCTACGCCGACACCCTCGACGAGGTGATCGCCGCCGGGCTGCGCACCGGCGACCCGCTGCCCGGCTGCGACGACCGCGCGACGATGGGGCCGCTGAAGATCATCAGCGACGGGTCGCTGAACACCCGGACCGCCTGGTGCTGCGAGCCGTACGGCGATGCCCACCGGCTGGAGTACCCCGCCGGCCAGCCCAACCTGGACGGCGCCGAGCTGCGCGGCCTGCTCGCCCGCGCGCACGCCGGCGGCCTCGAGGTCGCCACGCACGCGATCGGCGACGCGGCCGTGGCGGAGGCGCTGGCGTCGTACGCCGAGACCGGTGCCCGCGGGTCCATCGAGCACGTCCAGATGGCGCGCCGCGAGGACCTGCGCACCCTGGCCCGGCTCGGCCTGCGGGCCAGCGTGCAGCCGGCACACCTGCTCGACGACCGCGACCTGACCGAGCGGATCTGGGGTGAACGGGCCGAGCGCTGCTTCGCGTTCCGGTGGATGCTCGAGGACGGTGTGCGGCTCGCCTTCGGCTCCGACGCGCCGGTCTCCCCGCTCGACCCCTGGCTGGCGATGGCCGCGGCGGTGCACCGCAGCGCCGACGACCGGGACCCGTGGCGCGCCGAGCAGGCCCTGACCGTCCGGGAGGCGCTGGCGGCGTCGGTCGACGGCCAGCCGACCGTGGGCGTGGGCTCGCCCGGCGACCTGGTGCTGCTCGACCGCGACCCGCTGCTGCCCGACCTCGATGCCGGGGACACCGCCGGGCTCGGGACGGCGCTGCGGTCGCTCGGCTCCGCGCTCACCGTCGTGGCCGGGGTGCCGGTGCACCGATCAGCGGAGCTCGGCTAG
- a CDS encoding DHA2 family efflux MFS transporter permease subunit — MTDLKSRWLALYVLCLGDLMIVLDSSIVNVALPSIQADLGFTRSALAWVVNAYLLTFGGFLLLSGRLGDLLGNKRVFLGGVVSFTVASVACGLAPSSGLLVVGRAVQGLGGAAVSAVALSLIMGLFSDPAERARAMGFFGFVMSGGGAVGVLLGGVLTGLFSWHWIFLVNVPIGVGVWLAARRVLPADEVVPGAGRLDVPGAVLVTAALMLSVYGIVGGNEAGWTSGRTLGLLGASAVLLAAFVLREARAASPLVPLRLFALRNVSVSQVVGMLWAAAMFAWFFLAALYLQQVLGYDALEVGLAFVPTSVVMAFCSLRVSDRLVMRFGIRRPLMAGLALAAASLALFSRAPVDGSFGTDVLPSMLLLGAGAGIAFNPVLLAAMGDVEPHESGLASGVVNTSFMMGGALGLAVLVSLSTWRTESLAADGADRLEALNGGFQFAFATGALAALAAAVIGGLLLRPKPMGGAELDAVAIADEPTLDASLG; from the coding sequence ATGACCGACCTGAAGAGCCGCTGGCTCGCGCTGTACGTGCTGTGCCTGGGCGACCTGATGATCGTGCTGGACTCCAGCATCGTGAACGTCGCGCTGCCGTCGATCCAGGCCGACCTGGGGTTCACCCGGTCGGCGCTGGCCTGGGTGGTCAATGCGTACCTGCTGACCTTCGGCGGCTTCCTGCTGCTCTCCGGGCGCCTGGGCGACCTGCTGGGCAACAAGCGGGTCTTCCTCGGCGGCGTGGTGTCCTTCACCGTCGCGTCGGTCGCGTGCGGCCTCGCGCCGTCCTCCGGGCTGCTCGTCGTGGGCCGCGCCGTGCAGGGCCTGGGCGGCGCCGCGGTCTCCGCGGTCGCGCTCTCGCTGATCATGGGGCTGTTCTCCGACCCGGCCGAGCGGGCCCGGGCGATGGGCTTCTTCGGCTTCGTGATGTCCGGGGGCGGCGCCGTCGGGGTGCTGCTCGGCGGCGTCCTGACCGGGCTGTTCTCGTGGCACTGGATCTTCCTGGTGAACGTGCCCATCGGCGTCGGGGTCTGGCTGGCCGCGCGCCGGGTGCTGCCCGCCGACGAGGTCGTGCCGGGCGCGGGGCGACTCGATGTCCCCGGGGCGGTGCTGGTGACCGCCGCGCTGATGCTGAGCGTGTACGGGATCGTCGGCGGCAACGAGGCGGGGTGGACCTCCGGGCGCACGCTCGGTCTGCTCGGCGCCAGCGCGGTGCTGCTCGCGGCGTTCGTGCTCCGCGAGGCGCGCGCCGCCAGCCCGCTGGTCCCGCTGCGCCTGTTCGCGCTGCGCAACGTCTCCGTGTCGCAGGTGGTGGGGATGCTGTGGGCGGCCGCGATGTTCGCGTGGTTCTTCCTGGCCGCGCTCTACCTTCAGCAGGTGCTGGGGTACGACGCCCTCGAGGTCGGCCTCGCGTTCGTCCCGACCAGCGTGGTGATGGCGTTCTGCTCGCTGCGGGTCTCCGACCGGCTGGTCATGCGCTTCGGCATCCGCCGGCCGCTGATGGCCGGGCTCGCGCTCGCCGCCGCCAGCCTGGCGCTGTTCTCGCGGGCCCCGGTGGACGGCAGCTTCGGGACCGACGTACTGCCCTCGATGCTGCTGCTCGGCGCCGGCGCGGGCATCGCGTTCAACCCGGTGCTGCTCGCCGCGATGGGCGACGTCGAGCCGCACGAGTCCGGCCTCGCCTCCGGCGTCGTCAACACCTCGTTCATGATGGGCGGCGCGCTCGGCCTGGCGGTGCTGGTCAGCCTCTCCACCTGGCGCACCGAGTCGCTCGCCGCCGACGGAGCCGACCGCCTCGAGGCCCTCAACGGCGGCTTCCAGTTCGCCTTCGCCACCGGCGCGCTCGCCGCCCTCGCGGCGGCCGTCATCGGCGGCCTGCTCCTCCGCCCCAAGCCGATGGGCGGCGCGGAGCTCGACGCGGTCGCGATCGCCGACGAGCCCACCCTCGACGCGAGCCTCGGATAG
- the paaN gene encoding phenylacetic acid degradation protein PaaN has translation MTETTAGALFDRHRARLDAAVAACASREYYSAFDESPSPRVYGETAAAEGKAAFEAWLGSPFPLPTPGAQGSVATERSPYGVDLGVSYPRAVDVDALLSAARAGMKGWRDAGPDGRTGVCLEILARLHARIFELANAVQHTSGQAFVMAFQAGGAHALDRALEAIAYAWTEMTRTPATAIWEKPGRGGPLRMEKTFTVVPRGVALVIGCNTFPTWNSWPGLFASLVTGNPVVVKPHPAAVLPLAISVQVCREVLAEAGFDPDLVLLAAEEPEDRLAATLAVRPEVRLIDFTGGNAFGDWLEANAGQAVVFTEKAGVNTVVVDSTSDFAAMCQNLAFSFALYSGQMCTAPQNVYVPAAGIATEDGVRSPAEVGAGIGAALQGLLGDDARAVELLGGIVNDGVLARLEKAGRGHVLVPSREVAHPAYADATVRTPMLVGLTAEDSDVYESECFGPVAYLIETEGTDQSIDLFRHTVLAHGAMTAAVYSTSPEVVEQVREAALEAGVALSENLLGGVFVNQSAAYSDFHGTGANPAANAAYTDGAYVASRFRVVQSRRHV, from the coding sequence ATGACCGAGACGACCGCGGGAGCCCTCTTCGACCGGCACCGGGCCCGGCTGGACGCCGCCGTCGCCGCCTGCGCGAGCCGGGAGTACTACTCGGCGTTCGACGAGTCGCCGTCGCCGCGCGTGTACGGCGAGACCGCGGCCGCCGAGGGCAAGGCCGCGTTCGAGGCCTGGCTCGGCTCGCCGTTCCCGCTCCCGACCCCGGGTGCCCAGGGCAGCGTCGCGACCGAGCGCTCGCCGTACGGCGTGGACCTCGGCGTCTCCTACCCGCGAGCGGTCGACGTCGACGCGCTGCTCTCGGCGGCGCGGGCCGGCATGAAGGGGTGGCGCGACGCGGGCCCGGACGGACGGACCGGGGTGTGCCTGGAGATCCTGGCCCGGCTGCACGCGCGCATCTTCGAGCTCGCCAACGCGGTGCAGCACACCAGCGGGCAGGCGTTCGTGATGGCGTTCCAGGCCGGCGGGGCGCACGCGCTCGACCGCGCCCTGGAGGCGATCGCCTATGCGTGGACCGAGATGACCCGCACCCCGGCCACCGCCATCTGGGAGAAGCCCGGCCGCGGTGGGCCGCTGCGGATGGAGAAGACGTTCACCGTGGTGCCCCGCGGGGTCGCGCTGGTGATCGGCTGCAACACCTTCCCCACCTGGAACTCCTGGCCGGGGCTGTTCGCGTCGCTGGTCACCGGCAACCCGGTCGTGGTCAAGCCACACCCGGCGGCCGTGCTGCCGCTCGCGATCAGCGTCCAGGTGTGCCGCGAGGTGCTGGCCGAGGCCGGCTTCGACCCCGACCTCGTCCTCCTCGCCGCCGAGGAGCCCGAGGACCGCCTGGCCGCGACGCTCGCGGTCCGCCCCGAGGTGCGGCTGATCGACTTCACCGGCGGGAACGCCTTCGGCGACTGGCTCGAGGCCAACGCGGGCCAGGCCGTCGTCTTCACCGAGAAGGCCGGCGTCAACACGGTGGTCGTCGACTCGACCTCCGACTTCGCGGCGATGTGCCAGAACCTTGCGTTCTCGTTCGCGCTCTACTCCGGCCAGATGTGCACCGCCCCGCAGAACGTCTACGTGCCGGCCGCCGGGATCGCGACCGAGGACGGCGTGCGCTCGCCCGCCGAGGTGGGCGCCGGGATCGGCGCGGCCCTCCAGGGGCTGCTCGGGGACGACGCGCGCGCGGTCGAGCTGCTCGGCGGCATCGTCAACGACGGGGTGCTGGCCCGCCTGGAGAAGGCCGGCCGCGGCCACGTCCTCGTGCCGTCCCGCGAGGTCGCGCACCCGGCGTACGCCGACGCGACCGTCCGCACCCCCATGCTCGTCGGGCTCACCGCGGAGGACTCCGACGTGTACGAGTCCGAGTGCTTCGGGCCGGTCGCCTACCTGATCGAGACCGAGGGCACCGACCAGTCGATCGACCTGTTCCGGCACACCGTGCTGGCCCACGGCGCGATGACCGCCGCGGTGTACTCCACCTCTCCCGAGGTCGTCGAGCAGGTGCGCGAGGCCGCCCTCGAGGCGGGGGTCGCCCTGTCGGAGAACCTCCTGGGCGGGGTGTTCGTCAACCAGTCCGCGGCGTACTCCGACTTCCACGGCACCGGCGCCAACCCCGCCGCGAACGCGGCGTACACCGACGGCGCCTACGTCGCCTCGCGGTTCCGCGTCGTGCAGTCCCGCCGCCACGTCTGA
- a CDS encoding TerD family protein, protein MIELHPGDELDLAAADGTPLTELRMGVGWDKERTAGFIGTGAPDIDLDASAVQFAGGQLFDLAFYNNLATRDGSVVHLGDNKTGSGAGDDETIAVDLAKVYGAVDTVVFLVSSYQGHTLEWINNAYCRLVAGDPDGTELARLTLTAGVPETGVALAKLYRSGDGWRLRAIGQGIRLTVPTQGLDVLRPFL, encoded by the coding sequence GTGATCGAACTCCACCCGGGCGACGAGCTCGACCTGGCCGCGGCCGACGGCACTCCCCTCACCGAGCTCCGGATGGGCGTGGGCTGGGACAAGGAGCGCACCGCCGGCTTCATCGGCACCGGCGCCCCCGACATCGACCTGGACGCCTCCGCCGTGCAGTTCGCCGGTGGCCAGCTCTTCGACCTCGCGTTCTACAACAACCTCGCCACCCGCGACGGCTCCGTCGTGCACCTCGGGGACAACAAGACCGGCAGCGGGGCGGGCGACGACGAGACCATCGCCGTCGACCTCGCCAAGGTGTACGGCGCGGTGGACACGGTCGTGTTCCTGGTCAGCAGCTACCAGGGCCACACGCTGGAGTGGATCAACAACGCCTACTGCCGCCTGGTCGCCGGGGACCCCGATGGCACCGAGCTGGCCCGGCTCACGCTGACCGCCGGCGTACCCGAGACCGGCGTGGCGCTCGCCAAGCTCTACCGCTCCGGCGACGGCTGGCGGCTGCGCGCGATCGGCCAGGGCATCAGGCTCACCGTCCCCACCCAGGGCCTGGACGTGCTGCGCCCGTTCCTCTAG
- a CDS encoding serine/threonine-protein kinase produces the protein MPMPSRLGRYAVRRRIGSGGFATVWLAYDEQLDSPVAIKVLADNWTEDQAVRQRFLEEGRFLRKVESPYVVSVYDAGELEDGRPYLVMSYADQGTLADRLEVLGLTPGQALEVVRQVGAGLQALHVRGVLHRDVKPANVLFRTVEEGGRSEVRAMVADLGLGKALDMSSRLTMIAGTPSFVAPEQAQGEPLDARADQYSLAALTYLMLCGRAPYSHASLAAAAAPCAPPALSTPERPFPDAVEAVVRRGLAADREDRWPDVAAYVEALAAALGADADADPSGPWLPLDPDLTRPGARPSPLPPSRPLADPVPPRRTGRRVLAAIVGLVALAAGAGVGYAVEQHGDAEVSLTDRTGTLSVIVPSDWDRARSTRMWQAPGGGGEFPALSVGSSADWTDAGSTAQGVFLGILPGDELPEQVPQHPECGTADDPVDDTIDDNPTRTVVYTRCPGGVTVERVVQLASNRLLWVQVRSADRATATAVLDDVEAHGY, from the coding sequence ATGCCCATGCCCTCCCGTCTCGGCCGGTACGCCGTGCGCCGGCGGATCGGATCGGGTGGCTTCGCGACCGTCTGGTTGGCCTACGACGAGCAGCTCGACTCCCCGGTCGCGATCAAGGTGCTCGCCGACAACTGGACCGAGGACCAGGCGGTCCGGCAGCGCTTCCTCGAGGAGGGCCGGTTCCTGCGCAAGGTGGAGTCGCCGTACGTCGTCAGCGTCTACGACGCGGGCGAGCTCGAGGACGGGCGGCCCTACCTGGTGATGTCGTACGCCGACCAGGGCACCCTGGCCGACCGGCTCGAGGTGCTCGGGCTGACCCCGGGGCAGGCGCTGGAGGTGGTCCGCCAGGTCGGGGCCGGGCTCCAGGCGCTGCACGTGCGCGGTGTGCTGCACCGCGACGTCAAGCCCGCGAACGTGCTGTTCCGGACCGTCGAGGAGGGCGGCCGCAGCGAGGTCCGCGCGATGGTGGCCGACCTCGGGCTCGGCAAGGCGCTGGACATGTCCTCGCGGCTGACGATGATCGCGGGCACGCCGTCGTTCGTCGCGCCCGAGCAGGCGCAGGGGGAGCCGCTGGACGCGCGCGCCGACCAGTACTCCCTGGCCGCGCTGACCTACCTGATGCTCTGCGGCCGGGCGCCGTACTCCCACGCCTCGCTGGCGGCCGCCGCGGCGCCCTGCGCGCCGCCGGCGCTGTCGACCCCGGAGCGGCCGTTCCCGGACGCGGTCGAGGCGGTCGTGCGCCGCGGCCTCGCGGCCGATCGCGAGGACCGGTGGCCGGACGTGGCGGCGTACGTCGAGGCGCTCGCGGCCGCCCTCGGCGCCGACGCGGACGCCGACCCCAGCGGGCCGTGGCTGCCGCTCGACCCCGACCTGACCCGGCCCGGTGCGCGCCCGAGCCCGCTGCCGCCGTCGCGCCCGCTGGCCGACCCGGTGCCGCCGCGGCGGACCGGCCGCCGGGTGCTCGCCGCGATCGTGGGCCTGGTGGCGCTCGCGGCGGGGGCGGGGGTCGGCTACGCGGTCGAGCAGCACGGCGACGCCGAGGTCAGCCTCACCGACCGCACCGGCACGCTCTCGGTCATCGTGCCGAGCGACTGGGACCGGGCCCGGTCCACCCGGATGTGGCAGGCCCCTGGCGGCGGCGGGGAGTTCCCTGCGCTCTCGGTGGGCAGCTCCGCCGACTGGACCGATGCCGGGAGCACCGCCCAGGGGGTCTTCCTCGGCATCCTGCCCGGCGACGAGCTGCCCGAGCAGGTGCCGCAGCACCCGGAGTGTGGCACCGCCGACGACCCGGTCGACGACACCATCGACGACAACCCCACCCGCACCGTCGTCTACACGCGCTGCCCCGGAGGGGTCACCGTCGAGCGGGTCGTCCAGCTCGCCTCGAACCGGTTGCTGTGGGTGCAGGTCCGCAGCGCCGACCGGGCCACCGCCACCGCCGTCCTCGACGACGTCGAGGCCCACGGGTACTAG
- a CDS encoding ABC transporter ATP-binding protein has translation MITVESLTKTYGGFTAVDDVTFTARSGRVTGFLGPNGAGKSTTMRIMVGLTPATSGTAQVSGRRFADLPNPGLEVGVLLDASAQHAGRTGREILTIAQRTMGLPARRVDELLDLVSLTPDEAGRRVRNYSLGMRQRLGIATALLGDPEVLILDEPANGLDPAGIRWMRDLLRGYADQGGTVLLSSHLLHEIEVIADDLVVIGQGRIVAQGTKAELLAAAGTLVRTPDLPTLARALVSADVEFTRTADALRVEADPDLVGRLALAAGVPLTELRAGDGAGLEEMFLELTADTQRDEISEGAAA, from the coding sequence ATGATCACAGTCGAGTCCCTGACCAAGACGTACGGCGGCTTCACCGCCGTGGACGACGTCACCTTCACGGCGCGCTCCGGGCGCGTCACCGGCTTCCTCGGCCCGAACGGCGCCGGCAAGTCCACCACCATGCGGATCATGGTCGGGCTGACCCCCGCCACGTCCGGCACGGCGCAGGTCAGCGGCCGCCGGTTCGCCGACCTGCCGAACCCGGGCCTCGAGGTCGGCGTCCTCCTCGACGCCTCCGCGCAGCACGCCGGCCGGACCGGCCGGGAGATCCTCACCATCGCCCAGCGCACCATGGGGCTGCCGGCCCGCCGGGTCGACGAGCTGCTCGACCTGGTCAGCCTGACCCCGGACGAGGCCGGCCGCCGGGTGCGCAACTACTCCCTCGGCATGCGCCAGCGGCTCGGCATCGCCACCGCCCTGCTCGGCGACCCCGAGGTGCTGATCCTCGACGAGCCCGCCAACGGTCTCGACCCGGCCGGCATCCGGTGGATGCGCGACCTGCTGCGCGGCTACGCCGACCAGGGCGGCACCGTGCTGCTCTCCTCGCACCTGCTCCACGAGATCGAGGTGATCGCCGACGACCTGGTCGTGATCGGCCAGGGCCGGATCGTGGCCCAGGGCACCAAGGCCGAGCTGCTCGCAGCAGCCGGCACGCTGGTGCGCACCCCCGACCTGCCGACGCTCGCCCGGGCGCTCGTGTCCGCCGACGTCGAGTTCACCCGGACCGCCGACGCGCTGCGCGTCGAGGCCGACCCCGACCTCGTCGGCCGGCTCGCGCTGGCCGCCGGCGTCCCCCTGACCGAGCTGCGCGCCGGCGACGGCGCCGGGCTGGAGGAGATGTTCCTCGAGCTCACCGCAGACACCCAGCGCGACGAGATCTCCGAAGGAGCAGCAGCATGA
- a CDS encoding ABC transporter permease: protein MTTLTLEHEHEHAPVRVERAVPAPIPMSRLIAVEARKSFDTRSGFWMLASVGILATLATAATILFAPDSEITYMTFGTAIGVPMAIILPMIAVLSVTSEWSQRTGLTSFTLVPHRGRVVNAKLTVAVTVGVVSMLLALGIGALGNLLGAAVVGIDPVWDVPAADLVGLLLFQIVNMLIGFMLGVLFRNSAGAIVGYFVYSFVLGTITQVLSASQDWFERIQPWIDFNYTQGSLTEMSGMTAENWAQFGVTGLVWLVLPLAIGLRAVLRSEVK from the coding sequence ATGACCACCCTGACCCTCGAGCACGAGCACGAGCACGCTCCCGTGCGCGTCGAGCGCGCGGTCCCGGCCCCGATCCCGATGTCGCGGCTGATCGCGGTGGAGGCACGCAAGTCCTTCGACACCCGGTCCGGGTTCTGGATGCTGGCCAGCGTCGGCATCCTCGCCACGCTCGCGACCGCCGCCACGATCCTGTTCGCGCCGGACAGCGAGATCACCTACATGACCTTCGGCACCGCGATCGGCGTGCCGATGGCCATCATCCTGCCGATGATCGCGGTCCTCTCCGTCACCAGCGAGTGGAGCCAGCGCACCGGCCTCACGTCGTTCACGCTCGTCCCCCACCGCGGCCGGGTGGTCAACGCGAAGCTCACCGTCGCGGTGACCGTCGGTGTCGTCTCGATGCTGCTCGCCCTGGGCATCGGGGCGCTCGGCAACCTGCTGGGCGCCGCCGTCGTCGGCATCGACCCGGTCTGGGACGTCCCGGCCGCCGACCTCGTCGGCCTGCTCCTCTTCCAGATCGTCAACATGCTGATCGGCTTCATGCTCGGCGTGCTGTTCCGCAACTCGGCGGGCGCGATCGTCGGCTACTTCGTGTACTCCTTCGTGCTCGGCACGATCACCCAGGTGCTCTCGGCCAGCCAGGACTGGTTCGAGCGGATCCAGCCGTGGATCGACTTCAACTACACGCAAGGGTCGCTGACCGAGATGTCCGGCATGACCGCGGAGAACTGGGCACAGTTCGGCGTCACCGGCCTGGTCTGGCTGGTCCTGCCGCTCGCGATCGGGCTCCGGGCGGTCCTCCGGTCCGAGGTGAAGTAA